The Candidatus Methylomirabilis sp. genome includes a region encoding these proteins:
- a CDS encoding tetratricopeptide repeat protein: MAGVATLGGPAAEAVHFGPMEAGYAYVEKGDLDSALREFKKAIAIAPNDTRGQFGIGYIYLKWEEPTLAIPYLKTAFEVAHPGDRTGRLNAAVTLAEAYSMIGDPDHAVAWLREGRLWFEQLGWAEEGWRQRLAGPSFEALKRDSRYQELARGKADPLEKPER; encoded by the coding sequence ATGGCGGGGGTTGCCACCCTCGGCGGGCCGGCGGCGGAGGCTGTCCACTTCGGCCCGATGGAGGCCGGATACGCTTACGTCGAGAAGGGGGATCTCGATTCGGCTCTTCGAGAGTTCAAGAAGGCGATCGCCATCGCGCCCAATGACACCCGGGGCCAGTTTGGGATCGGCTATATCTACCTGAAGTGGGAGGAGCCCACCCTCGCCATCCCATACCTGAAGACCGCCTTCGAGGTTGCCCATCCAGGCGACAGGACGGGCAGGCTGAACGCCGCAGTGACGCTGGCCGAGGCCTACTCTATGATCGGGGATCCGGATCATGCGGTGGCCTGGCTCCGAGAAGGGCGCCTGTGGTTCGAACAGCTGGGGTGGGCCGAGGAGGGGTGGCGGCAGAGACTGGCGGGCCCCTCCTTTGAAGCCTTGAAGCGCGATAGTCGATACCAGGAATTGGCTCGGGGAAAGGCCGACCCTCTGGAGAAGCCGGAGAGATAG
- a CDS encoding ATP-grasp domain-containing protein: MSEPPERVLVLCPTARDREHFSRPEIREAYPLDFRGTDEETHGAGFDAVRFVEETIRAVRRRRSGYRAVVGIDDFPASLMAALVAEAVGLPAPSFESLFLCQHKYYSRLRQREAAPEATPRFHVLDLSRDAAAADLPMPLPVFVKPVKSYLSILARPIATFPDLTRVVVEARRRLAGIAAMFDGLVAASHLDGAFRAVPAAALLVEDLLGGHQVTLDGYAFNGEVVPLGVVDSFFFLRSSSFERFEYPSRLPAPVQERMARLAERCVRAVGLDRTFFNIEFFYQEEQDAIHLIEINGRMSSQFAPLYRMVEGIDLYAMQLEMVLGREPGGREVWGPGRRRGRVAASFVLRTFEDGLVRRVPAAAEVAGLAGRFPEAFVEILVREGEKLSDELQDDESYRYALVDLCAKDRKALRKRFDDAKGLLPFAFDPIPPTR; encoded by the coding sequence ATGTCCGAACCGCCGGAACGCGTCCTGGTGCTCTGCCCCACCGCCCGGGATCGGGAGCATTTCTCGCGGCCGGAGATCCGGGAGGCGTATCCGCTGGACTTTCGAGGGACGGACGAGGAGACCCACGGTGCGGGGTTCGACGCGGTGCGGTTCGTGGAGGAGACGATCCGGGCCGTGCGGCGGCGCCGGAGCGGCTACCGGGCGGTCGTCGGCATCGACGACTTCCCGGCGTCCCTGATGGCCGCCCTGGTCGCCGAGGCCGTCGGGCTCCCGGCGCCCTCCTTCGAGTCCCTCTTCCTCTGCCAGCACAAGTATTACTCGCGCCTCCGGCAGCGGGAGGCCGCTCCGGAGGCGACGCCGCGCTTCCATGTCCTCGACCTTTCCCGGGATGCTGCCGCCGCGGACCTGCCCATGCCCCTCCCCGTCTTCGTCAAGCCGGTCAAGTCCTACCTCTCCATCCTGGCCCGGCCCATCGCGACCTTCCCCGATCTCACGCGCGTGGTGGTGGAGGCCCGGCGGAGGCTCGCCGGGATCGCGGCGATGTTCGACGGGCTCGTGGCTGCCTCCCATCTCGACGGCGCCTTCCGGGCGGTTCCCGCCGCGGCCCTCCTGGTCGAAGACCTCCTCGGAGGTCATCAGGTCACGCTCGATGGCTACGCCTTCAACGGGGAGGTGGTGCCGCTCGGGGTCGTGGACTCGTTTTTCTTCCTCCGCTCCTCGAGCTTCGAACGGTTCGAGTATCCCTCCCGGCTCCCCGCCCCCGTCCAGGAGCGGATGGCGCGCCTCGCGGAGCGGTGCGTCCGGGCGGTCGGCCTCGACCGGACCTTCTTCAACATCGAGTTCTTCTACCAGGAGGAGCAGGACGCCATCCATCTCATCGAGATCAACGGCCGGATGTCTTCCCAGTTCGCGCCCCTGTACCGGATGGTGGAGGGGATTGACCTGTACGCGATGCAGCTCGAGATGGTCCTGGGGCGGGAGCCGGGCGGGCGGGAGGTCTGGGGGCCGGGCCGGCGCCGCGGCCGGGTCGCGGCGTCCTTCGTCCTGCGGACCTTCGAGGACGGCCTCGTCCGGCGGGTCCCGGCGGCGGCGGAGGTCGCGGGGCTGGCGGGCCGCTTCCCGGAGGCCTTCGTCGAGATCCTGGTGAGGGAGGGCGAGAAACTGTCGGACGAGCTGCAGGACGACGAGAGCTATCGCTACGCCCTGGTGGACCTGTGCGCGAAGGACCGGAAGGCGCTTCGGAAGCGGTTCGATGACGCGAAGGGCCTCCTGCCCTTCGCCTTCGACCCGATCCCGCCAACGCGATGA
- a CDS encoding thiosulfate oxidation carrier protein SoxY: MPGQEGEARGPDSEHGRRHLPRVAAPRTAPTGSVVPVVVSLGHPMETGHHIEALEILNYDDPVVSKGRFHLTPANGEAYLSTQVRMSEGDSSLAVLANCSQHGEWRASQPITVLSEGCATAGEGRENNEIGQPILRFPEPMARDKVVKVQVKFRHPSRTGLEKRGGAFLQVKPPFYLKTMEVYYAEERVSLYEMTSALSDTPFITFKLRTTEEAPLRVVFTNSEGHRYAVEEALKFCC; the protein is encoded by the coding sequence ATGCCCGGCCAGGAGGGAGAGGCGCGCGGTCCGGATTCGGAACACGGCAGGCGCCACCTGCCCAGGGTTGCCGCGCCACGTACCGCTCCCACGGGTTCGGTTGTCCCCGTCGTGGTGAGCCTGGGGCACCCGATGGAGACGGGCCATCACATCGAGGCTCTCGAGATCCTGAATTACGACGATCCCGTGGTCTCGAAGGGGAGATTCCATCTGACCCCGGCCAACGGGGAGGCGTACCTCTCGACACAGGTGCGCATGAGCGAAGGGGACTCCTCGCTCGCGGTCCTGGCCAACTGCAGCCAGCACGGGGAGTGGCGGGCCAGCCAACCCATCACGGTCCTGAGCGAAGGATGCGCCACGGCCGGGGAAGGACGGGAGAACAATGAGATCGGCCAGCCAATCCTGAGGTTCCCCGAGCCGATGGCCCGGGACAAGGTCGTCAAGGTCCAGGTCAAGTTCCGACATCCCTCCCGAACCGGCCTGGAGAAGCGCGGCGGGGCCTTTCTCCAGGTCAAGCCTCCCTTCTACCTGAAGACGATGGAGGTGTATTACGCCGAAGAACGGGTGAGTCTCTACGAAATGACCTCGGCGTTGAGTGATACCCCCTTCATCACCTTCAAGCTGCGCACCACCGAGGAGGCCCCGCTTCGGGTCGTCTTCACCAACAGCGAGGGTCACCGCTATGCCGTTGAAGAGGCGCTGAAATTCTGTTGCTAG
- a CDS encoding ferredoxin, giving the protein MGEFLERKISGLTVRIDRDTCISTSNCMKLAADVFEFDAEKICTFKEHAPDIERERLLEACTVCPVNALIVLDADGKQLVP; this is encoded by the coding sequence ATGGGCGAATTCCTGGAGCGGAAGATCAGCGGCCTGACGGTCCGCATAGATCGCGACACCTGCATCAGCACGTCCAACTGCATGAAACTCGCCGCGGACGTCTTCGAGTTCGACGCCGAGAAGATCTGCACCTTCAAGGAGCACGCGCCGGACATCGAGCGCGAGCGCTTGCTCGAGGCCTGCACGGTCTGTCCCGTGAACGCGTTGATTGTCCTGGACGCCGACGGCAAGCAGCTCGTTCCCTGA
- a CDS encoding PhoX family phosphatase produces MDGVSRTWWEIEQEDGRPVNPSGNPTFASVLAARLSRRSLLKGAAASLVLISAGPLRASRSARAEAAAGFTPVPASTEDKLIVPQGYKHAVVVRWGDGLFADAPAFDPKAQTAGKQVRQFGYDCDFIGYMPLPQGSTSSSRGLLGVNHENARSPLMFPGWDGKVDTKTREIVEIEIAAHGFTVVEVGRGSRGEWTVVKNSLFNRRITGATPMAIRGPAAGHPLMRTAADPAGLTVLGTLNNCAGGVTPWGTILTGEENIHNYFTGKADELADPALKALHGRYGVGTGRYGWARFHDRFDLKKEPHEPNRFGWIVEIDPYDPQSTPVKHTAMGRFIHEGAATILSKDGRAVAYMGDDARFEYLYKFISAGRNDPKDRGANMRLLDSGTLYVARFRDDGTGEWLPLTYGVGPLTEANGFSSQAEVVISTRRAGDLIGGTKMDRPEDVEANPVSGKVYCALTSNDRRKPEQVDKANPRANNKFGHIIEITEDGNDHAAARFRWEIFVKGGDPKNPDHQADYQGHTDVSPLAGPDNFAFEESGRLWVATDGIEDALGVNDGIFALETQGPERGRARRFLSSPAGAEVCGPAFTPDGRTLFVAIQHPGFGSKVTYDKPESRWPDNWDDMPPRPSVVAIYREDGGKIGT; encoded by the coding sequence ATGGATGGAGTCTCGAGAACGTGGTGGGAGATCGAACAGGAGGACGGGCGCCCCGTCAACCCCAGCGGCAACCCGACCTTCGCATCGGTGCTGGCCGCCCGCCTGAGCCGGCGGAGCCTCCTCAAGGGGGCCGCGGCCAGCCTCGTCTTGATCTCCGCGGGGCCGCTCAGGGCGTCCCGATCCGCCCGCGCGGAGGCCGCGGCCGGCTTCACGCCGGTGCCGGCCTCGACCGAGGACAAGCTGATCGTGCCGCAGGGGTACAAGCACGCCGTCGTGGTGCGGTGGGGGGACGGGCTGTTCGCGGACGCCCCGGCGTTCGACCCGAAGGCCCAGACGGCGGGGAAGCAGGTCCGGCAGTTCGGTTACGACTGCGACTTCATCGGGTACATGCCCCTGCCGCAGGGGAGCACCTCCTCGAGCCGCGGGCTTCTCGGGGTCAACCACGAGAACGCCCGGTCACCGCTGATGTTCCCGGGGTGGGACGGGAAGGTGGACACCAAGACCCGGGAGATCGTGGAGATCGAGATCGCGGCCCACGGCTTCACGGTGGTCGAGGTGGGCCGCGGGAGCCGGGGCGAGTGGACGGTCGTCAAGAATTCGCTCTTCAACCGGCGGATCACGGGGGCGACCCCCATGGCGATCCGGGGGCCCGCCGCGGGGCATCCCCTCATGCGCACGGCGGCCGATCCCGCCGGTCTCACGGTCCTCGGAACCTTGAACAACTGCGCGGGGGGCGTGACACCCTGGGGGACGATCCTGACCGGCGAGGAGAACATCCACAACTACTTCACCGGCAAGGCGGACGAGCTGGCCGACCCCGCGCTCAAGGCGCTGCACGGGCGGTACGGCGTCGGGACCGGCCGGTACGGCTGGGCCCGCTTTCACGATCGCTTCGACCTCAAGAAGGAGCCCCACGAGCCGAACCGGTTCGGGTGGATCGTGGAGATTGACCCCTACGATCCGCAGTCCACGCCGGTCAAGCACACGGCGATGGGCCGCTTCATCCACGAGGGGGCGGCGACGATCCTCTCAAAGGACGGCCGGGCGGTGGCCTACATGGGGGACGACGCCCGCTTCGAATACCTCTACAAGTTCATCTCCGCCGGGCGCAACGACCCGAAGGACCGAGGGGCCAATATGCGCCTCCTCGACAGCGGGACGCTCTACGTCGCGCGCTTCCGGGACGACGGGACGGGAGAGTGGCTGCCGCTGACCTACGGGGTCGGGCCGCTCACCGAGGCGAACGGGTTTTCCTCCCAGGCCGAGGTGGTGATCAGCACGCGCCGGGCCGGGGACCTCATCGGCGGGACCAAGATGGACCGCCCGGAGGACGTCGAGGCCAATCCGGTGAGCGGGAAGGTCTACTGCGCGCTGACCAGCAACGACCGGCGCAAGCCCGAGCAGGTGGACAAGGCCAATCCGCGGGCCAACAACAAGTTCGGCCACATCATCGAGATCACCGAGGACGGAAACGATCACGCCGCCGCGCGCTTCCGCTGGGAGATCTTCGTGAAAGGCGGGGACCCGAAGAACCCCGACCACCAGGCGGACTACCAGGGCCACACCGACGTGAGCCCGCTCGCCGGCCCCGACAACTTCGCCTTCGAGGAGAGCGGGCGGCTGTGGGTGGCGACCGACGGGATCGAGGATGCCCTCGGCGTGAACGACGGGATCTTCGCCCTGGAGACGCAGGGGCCGGAGCGGGGCCGGGCGCGCCGCTTCCTGAGCTCCCCCGCCGGGGCCGAGGTCTGCGGCCCGGCCTTCACCCCCGATGGCCGCACCCTCTTCGTGGCGATCCAGCACCCCGGCTTCGGGAGCAAGGTCACTTACGACAAGCCGGAAAGCCGCTGGCCCGACAACTGGGACGACATGCCGCCCCGCCCGAGCGTGGTGGCGATCTACCGGGAGGACGGCGGGAAGATCGGCACCTAG
- a CDS encoding 4a-hydroxytetrahydrobiopterin dehydratase codes for MAQLTQEKCVACRADAPVVTDPEIAELHPQVPDWKLIVQDGIRKLERTYRFPDFAKALAFTNAVGSLAEEEGHHPRIVTEWGRVAVTWWTHKIRNLHRNDFIMAAKTDRLYTRSGA; via the coding sequence ATGGCGCAACTCACCCAGGAGAAGTGCGTGGCCTGCCGGGCCGATGCCCCGGTGGTCACCGACCCGGAGATCGCGGAGCTTCATCCCCAGGTGCCCGACTGGAAGCTGATCGTCCAGGACGGGATCCGGAAGCTGGAGCGCACCTATCGCTTCCCGGACTTCGCGAAGGCCCTCGCCTTCACGAACGCGGTCGGAAGCCTGGCGGAGGAGGAGGGACACCATCCCCGCATCGTCACGGAGTGGGGCAGGGTGGCCGTGACCTGGTGGACCCACAAGATCCGCAACCTCCACCGCAACGACTTCATCATGGCCGCCAAGACGGACCGGCTCTATACCCGATCGGGCGCCTGA
- a CDS encoding transcriptional repressor — translation MSTRQSHFLEERVKRFIDVCRKKRLKATHQRLVIYRAIAGSADHPSADMVYKEVRRQHPTVSLATVYKTLETFKKVGLVSEVGPFHENTRYEANLAPHHHLICTQCKRIEDLYEPFLNAIPLPEQLKEHHVLGHTVWVHSLCRDCAKGRGKA, via the coding sequence ATGAGCACTCGACAGAGTCACTTTCTCGAAGAGAGGGTCAAGCGGTTCATCGATGTTTGCCGGAAGAAACGCCTCAAGGCAACGCACCAGCGTCTGGTGATTTACCGGGCCATCGCCGGCTCGGCTGACCATCCGAGCGCCGATATGGTCTACAAGGAAGTCCGGAGGCAACACCCCACGGTGTCCCTGGCCACCGTGTACAAGACGCTCGAGACCTTCAAGAAGGTCGGTCTTGTTTCCGAGGTGGGCCCCTTTCATGAGAATACCCGCTACGAGGCGAATCTTGCGCCCCATCACCACTTGATCTGTACCCAGTGCAAGAGGATCGAGGACCTCTACGAACCCTTTCTCAACGCGATTCCCTTACCGGAGCAGCTCAAGGAGCATCATGTGCTCGGCCATACGGTGTGGGTCCATAGCCTGTGCCGGGATTGTGCGAAGGGGAGGGGGAAGGCCTAA